In the Salmo trutta chromosome 13, fSalTru1.1, whole genome shotgun sequence genome, AGTTCTCCAGCACATCCTGGTGCCCTCTATTCTGTACAGTCCTTGGGACAGAAACCCTCCCGAGAAAAACCTGATTGCCCTGAAGATGGTAGTTGGGGTTGGTCATAATGCCATTTCGCTTCTTTTCTGCAATGCTCTGCTGTTGGATGAATAACTGCTCTTGGGTCAGTCCCCCATCTGGCTGGGTGGAGCCGCCAACCATGATCTTACAATGAGGATCCTTCACTGCAATGTTTGCTACAGACTTGTTGAGCGCAATCCTCTTATCAAACTGGGTCATCTCATATTCCTGACCCTGGGTTGAGCCAATGCTCTTGAGCCTTTTCTTGTCTCCTGACCCCCCTTTGCCGTTGGATGTGTCATTTCCGGTCTTGTTCCCTTTGGTCGACTTGAGACCTGGCTTAACCTGAGCCCAGTCAAATTCACTTGATGGAGACCCCTGATGATGTCCAATGGACTTGGTGGTGGAGGAAGGTGAGACGATGGACTGTCGGCTCCGACTGCGAGGCAGAGAGTGTTGCTGGATTTGCTCGGTGAAGGTCATTCCGTGGAAACTATCTATCGGCACAGTCTGTGCAGTCGCGGTGGACGAGGTGGTTCTCAGTGAGTTCTCAGAACTTTTGAGGGAATTATTTGAGAGAGAGGATTTCTGTCTGTCCACGGTAGAGTCAGGAGATTCTGAAGGGGAGCTGAAGGCGTGGACCGGACCGTTCTGTAGACCACGTCCAGATGACTGCATGTCTCCAGCTCCTGTGCTGCCAGAGCTGTTGGATTTGATTGTGAGAGACTGCATTTTCCCAGCTACAGAGAGTGGGGTTTTTTGCTCCATAGTGTGTACTGGCGAAGGACTACAGCCATTAAGACTTGAGGCCCCATACTTCTCAAGAAGTTTGATGATCATTGAATGCCCCCCTTTTGCAGCCACTCGCATGGCTGTGCGTCCGAACTGGTCTGCGTGGTTGGGGTCAGCGCCGTGCTCCAGAAGGATCTGCACTACATCTCTGTGCCCCTCTTGGGCAGCAATGCCAAGCGCTGTTGCCCCCTGATTACATGTATGATCCACGTGAGTGCCATTGTCAATCAAGAACCGCACAACCTTTGTGTGGCCTTGCCAAGCCGCCGACTGGAGGGCGGATCGCTTCTCGTTGTCACAAGAGTTCACGTCGGCATGATAGTTGATCAGCATCCTGACCATTTCTACATGCCCTTGCCAGCAGGACACATGGAGGGCCGTCCTTCCCTCTGTGTCGCTGACTTCCACATTGGCCCCATTTTCCAGGAAGTACTCTGCCATTGCTAGTTGATTCTCAAGTGCCAATATGTATAATGTCGGGCGTCCGTCTGCGTCTTTATAGTCTATATCAGCGCCATGACTCAGCAACAGTTCAACAATATCCCTGTGGCCTTCCAGTGCAGCCACCCTGAGAGAATTCCTCCCATCATATCCTCTTTGGTCGATGCAAGACTTGTTTTCCAGAAGAATATGGACACAGTCGTAGTGGCCCTCTTGCGCAGACAATATCAGGGGTATTCGACCATCGTTATCCACCTCTGTGCATCGGGCACCTTGCTCAATGAGGGCATCGCATACTTGCCGGTGACCCTCAAATGAGGCCATGTGCAGTGGGGTCCAGCCTGCGTCATCTCTGTGATTCTCGTCCAGCCCTCTGTCCAGCAGAGTTCGGACCACCTCTACGTTCCCTTGAGCGGATGCTATGCTCAGAACAGTCCTTCCTTCACTGTCGATGCTGTCTACAGCTGCACCCCAGAAAAGCAGGGTATTGACAACAGAGGCATGGCCCATGGATGCTGCAGCAAGAAGAGGCGTTCGGCCATTGTTGTCAGTGTGATCCACGTCAGCTCCACCTTCCAGCAGCAGATCAACTACGTCCACATGTCCTTCATAGGCAGCCACAAGGAGGGGGGTCATGCAGTCTTTGTCGCAGTGGTCGACCTCTGCACCCCTGTCAATGAGGAGGCTTACGACAGAGGCATGGCCTTTACTGGCAGGCACACAGAGAGCAGCAACTGAGAGGGCTGTCCTTCCGTCCGCATCTCCATGGTTCACCTCTGCCCCGTGCTCCAAGAGGTGCTCTACGATTTCTCTGTGCCCCATGTATGCCGCTGCAATGAGAGCTGTCCTTCCTTCATTGTCTGCTTTGTTGACTTCTGCCCCGTGTTGGAGGAGGTTCAGCACGATGTCTTCATGACCTCCCCAAGCTGCGGCTCTTAAGGCCGTTCTGCTGTCGGCATCAGCACAGTCAACTTTGGCACCAGCGTAGAGGAGAGCAGACACCACCTCCGAATGCCCACCCCAGGCTGCAGACCTAAGGGCGGTCCACCCATCATGGTCTGTGTGATTGATGTTTGCGTCACAGCCGATGAGGCAATTT is a window encoding:
- the LOC115205153 gene encoding ankyrin repeat domain-containing protein 50 — encoded protein: MAQTSLLQGKRFYCREWVFHKIQHCLQEKTNGLSGLTSTPSKQAGASGTGASNPCGSSAAGSGKATAWGVLLVGGPGSGKTALCTELLWPSSTQGTHRGLQQQSLAFHFCRADDSDTLCLGGFIRGLVAQICRSGLLPGYEEKVRDPAVQSVLQPGECERNPTEAFKRCVLLPLLSAKPPQQALFLLVDSIDEGCQLGEGEQRSSGTPRTIAELLACHHEYLPPWLLLICSARRQNKAITKLFTGFRKISLDDLRKAYIVKDVQQYILHRLDQEEALRQHLTKETAEMLNQLHIKSSGCFLYLERVLDGVVENFIMLREIRDIPGTLNGLYLWLCQRLFVRKQFARVQPILNVILATCRPLTFKELYHAVWTKNMTLTMEDFQKKMDILSKLLVDGLGGTKILFHYSFAEWLLDVKHCTQKYLCNAAEGHRMVAMSYTCRAKQLKPLEVQEFALHLINSNLQIEPFNLALWMVWNGTPAKDSLSTSIPKEQEVLQLLVKAGAHVNNDDDHASCIVQQALEREDSIRTLLDNGASVNQCDSSGRTLLANAAYSGNLDVVNFLISRRANMEMEDNHGQTSLTLAARQGHTKVVNCLIGCDANINHTDHDGWTALRSAAWGGHSEVVSALLYAGAKVDCADADSRTALRAAAWGGHEDIVLNLLQHGAEVNKADNEGRTALIAAAYMGHREIVEHLLEHGAEVNHGDADGRTALSVAALCVPASKGHASVVSLLIDRGAEVDHCDKDCMTPLLVAAYEGHVDVVDLLLEGGADVDHTDNNGRTPLLAAASMGHASVVNTLLFWGAAVDSIDSEGRTVLSIASAQGNVEVVRTLLDRGLDENHRDDAGWTPLHMASFEGHRQVCDALIEQGARCTEVDNDGRIPLILSAQEGHYDCVHILLENKSCIDQRGYDGRNSLRVAALEGHRDIVELLLSHGADIDYKDADGRPTLYILALENQLAMAEYFLENGANVEVSDTEGRTALHVSCWQGHVEMVRMLINYHADVNSCDNEKRSALQSAAWQGHTKVVRFLIDNGTHVDHTCNQGATALGIAAQEGHRDVVQILLEHGADPNHADQFGRTAMRVAAKGGHSMIIKLLEKYGASSLNGCSPSPVHTMEQKTPLSVAGKMQSLTIKSNSSGSTGAGDMQSSGRGLQNGPVHAFSSPSESPDSTVDRQKSSLSNNSLKSSENSLRTTSSTATAQTVPIDSFHGMTFTEQIQQHSLPRSRSRQSIVSPSSTTKSIGHHQGSPSSEFDWAQVKPGLKSTKGNKTGNDTSNGKGGSGDKKRLKSIGSTQGQEYEMTQFDKRIALNKSVANIAVKDPHCKIMVGGSTQPDGGLTQEQLFIQQQSIAEKKRNGIMTNPNYHLQGNQVFLGRVSVPRTVQNRGHQDVLENYPIGETELSLKQALKLQIEGSDPGFNYKKETPL